Proteins from a single region of Nocardioides oleivorans:
- the recN gene encoding DNA repair protein RecN: MLEELRISQLGVIDSSTLELGPGLTVITGETGAGKTMVVTALGLLLGGRADSGAVRSGAKQARVEGVVATRTLDGFRGAVEDAGGEVEDDQVVLARNVTAQGRSRAWVGGASVPVTTLAEVAEPLVAVHGQSDQHRLLKAGAQRASLDRFGGGALAATAASYASLWAELAATERRLAEVVGSARERAREADQLRFGLGEVEEVDPRLGEDTELAAEESRLGFADTLRTAAETAREALSSEEGSPDALATTSAARQALHGVREHDATAGELADRIAEVSHLLVDVAGDVASYAASLEVDPTRLAAVSERRAALTALTRKYGETIDEVLAWAEDGAKRLLDLEDTDGQIAELEARRDRIRGELGSLAAKLTKQRVAAAKKLGTAVSDELTSLAMPHAIVSIAVTQHDTPTPQTPAGPQLEVGGRWLRATSSGVDDVEFLLAANTGAEARPLHKGASGGELSRVMLALEVSLAETGSVPTFVFDEVDAGVGGKAAIEVGRRLAALARTSQVLVVTHLPQVAAYADRHVVVHKSSDGSVTTSGLVALSEDDRERELSRMLAGVEDSDSARAHARELLDAAAPERACLPEGQGRG, encoded by the coding sequence ATGCTTGAGGAGCTGCGGATCAGCCAGCTCGGCGTCATCGACTCCTCCACCCTCGAGCTCGGACCCGGCCTCACGGTCATCACGGGTGAGACGGGCGCCGGCAAGACGATGGTGGTCACGGCGCTCGGACTGCTGCTGGGCGGACGCGCCGACTCGGGCGCCGTCCGGTCGGGCGCCAAGCAGGCGCGCGTCGAGGGCGTCGTGGCGACACGCACGCTCGACGGCTTCCGCGGCGCGGTCGAGGACGCCGGTGGCGAGGTCGAGGACGACCAGGTCGTGCTCGCGCGCAACGTGACCGCCCAGGGCCGGTCGCGTGCGTGGGTCGGCGGCGCGTCGGTGCCGGTGACGACGCTCGCCGAGGTGGCCGAGCCGCTCGTCGCGGTCCACGGGCAGTCCGACCAGCACCGTCTCCTGAAGGCCGGGGCGCAGCGCGCCTCGCTCGACCGCTTCGGGGGCGGGGCGCTGGCGGCGACCGCGGCGTCGTACGCCTCCCTGTGGGCCGAGCTGGCCGCCACCGAGCGGAGGCTGGCCGAGGTGGTCGGCTCCGCCCGCGAGCGAGCCCGCGAGGCCGACCAGCTGCGCTTCGGGCTCGGCGAGGTCGAGGAGGTCGACCCCAGGCTCGGGGAGGACACCGAGCTCGCTGCCGAGGAGTCCCGGCTCGGGTTCGCCGACACGCTCCGCACGGCCGCCGAGACCGCCCGCGAGGCACTCTCGAGCGAGGAGGGCTCGCCCGACGCACTCGCGACCACCAGCGCGGCCCGGCAGGCCCTCCACGGCGTCCGGGAGCACGACGCGACGGCCGGCGAGCTGGCCGACCGGATCGCCGAGGTCAGCCACCTGCTGGTCGACGTCGCGGGTGACGTGGCGTCCTACGCCGCCAGCCTGGAGGTCGACCCGACCCGGCTGGCGGCCGTCTCCGAGCGACGGGCGGCGCTGACCGCGCTGACCCGGAAGTACGGCGAGACCATCGACGAGGTGCTGGCCTGGGCCGAGGACGGCGCCAAGCGGCTCCTCGACCTCGAGGACACCGACGGCCAGATCGCCGAGCTCGAGGCGCGGCGCGACCGGATCCGCGGCGAGCTGGGCTCGCTGGCGGCGAAGCTCACCAAGCAACGCGTCGCGGCCGCGAAGAAGCTGGGCACGGCGGTGAGCGACGAGCTCACCTCGCTCGCGATGCCCCACGCGATCGTGTCCATCGCCGTCACCCAGCACGACACCCCGACCCCGCAGACCCCGGCCGGGCCCCAGCTCGAGGTCGGCGGTCGCTGGCTGCGGGCGACGTCGTCCGGCGTGGACGACGTGGAGTTCCTGCTGGCGGCCAACACCGGCGCCGAGGCGCGCCCGTTGCACAAGGGCGCGTCGGGCGGTGAGCTCTCCCGGGTGATGCTCGCGCTCGAGGTCTCCCTTGCCGAGACCGGTTCGGTCCCGACGTTCGTCTTCGACGAGGTCGACGCGGGCGTGGGCGGCAAGGCCGCGATCGAGGTCGGCCGGCGGCTCGCGGCGCTCGCCCGCACCTCCCAGGTGCTGGTGGTGACCCACCTGCCCCAGGTGGCGGCGTACGCCGATCGCCATGTCGTGGTCCACAAGTCGAGCGACGGGTCGGTCACCACGTCGGGCCTGGTCGCGCTCAGCGAGGACGACCGCGAGCGTGAGCTGTCGCGGATGCTGGCCGGTGTCGAGGACTCCGACAGCGCCCGTGCGCACGCCCGGGAGCTGCTCGACGCCGCCGCGCCCGAGCGGGCGTGCCTCCCCGAAGGGCAGGGTCGCGGCTGA
- the steA gene encoding putative cytokinetic ring protein SteA, with amino-acid sequence MKFAVRTRPASVLPGVHGPARVHRRTASLLGRLSEGDVVVLDHVDMDRDTAQALIDAGVVAVVNASPMISGRFPNLGPERLVEAGVLVVDSAGAEVFERVKDGTALRIDGGVVHAGETLVATARELTPDVVRTEMGRARSGLTAQLESFTHNSTEFLRREQDLLLHGHGVPRTATEIAGRPVVVAVRSHGWEDELAGIKPFVREQRPVLIAVDRGADALAQARHKPDIVVVNAASDDLPSAAVLRKARDVVVLVQPGAPRSATEPFERLGIRPLRFETTATTEDAALLLASAREASLIVGVGMHATLDEFLDSRRSGLASTFLTRLKVGPDLVDAAALPRLYDGAVRPRHLVGALVAGLVAVAAAISVTPVGQQWVDDLSPRVTSATSHLIDNVEGMLP; translated from the coding sequence ATGAAGTTCGCAGTCCGCACCCGTCCAGCCTCCGTCCTCCCGGGCGTGCACGGCCCCGCCCGTGTCCATCGTCGTACGGCCAGCCTCCTCGGTCGCCTGAGCGAGGGTGACGTCGTCGTCCTCGACCACGTCGACATGGACCGCGACACCGCCCAGGCACTCATCGACGCCGGGGTCGTGGCGGTCGTCAACGCCAGCCCGATGATCTCCGGCCGCTTCCCCAACCTCGGCCCCGAGCGCCTCGTCGAGGCGGGAGTCCTCGTCGTCGACAGCGCGGGTGCCGAGGTCTTCGAGCGGGTCAAGGACGGCACGGCGCTGCGGATCGACGGGGGAGTCGTCCACGCGGGCGAGACCCTGGTCGCGACCGCGCGCGAGCTCACCCCCGACGTCGTCCGCACCGAGATGGGCCGGGCGCGCAGCGGCCTGACCGCCCAGCTGGAGAGCTTCACCCACAACAGCACCGAGTTCCTCCGTCGCGAGCAGGACCTGCTCCTGCACGGGCACGGCGTGCCCCGCACGGCGACCGAGATCGCCGGTCGGCCGGTGGTGGTCGCCGTACGCTCCCACGGCTGGGAGGACGAGCTGGCCGGCATCAAGCCGTTCGTGCGCGAGCAGCGTCCCGTGCTGATCGCTGTGGACCGCGGCGCCGACGCTCTCGCCCAGGCTCGCCACAAGCCCGACATCGTGGTGGTGAACGCCGCGAGCGACGACCTGCCGTCCGCCGCCGTGCTCCGCAAGGCCCGCGACGTGGTGGTCCTGGTCCAGCCCGGTGCCCCCCGCAGCGCCACCGAGCCGTTCGAGCGCCTCGGCATCCGACCCCTGCGGTTCGAGACCACCGCCACGACCGAGGACGCGGCCCTGCTGCTGGCCTCGGCGCGCGAGGCCTCGCTCATCGTCGGCGTCGGCATGCACGCCACCCTCGACGAGTTCCTCGACAGCCGTCGCTCGGGGCTGGCCAGCACGTTCCTCACCCGGCTGAAGGTCGGACCCGACCTCGTCGACGCGGCAGCGCTGCCCCGGCTCTACGACGGTGCGGTGCGGCCGCGCCACCTGGTCGGCGCCCTCGTCGCCGGGCTGGTGGCCGTCGCAGCGGCCATCAGCGTGACCCCCGTCGGTCAGCAGTGGGTCGACGACCTGTCCCCGCGCGTCACGAGCGCCACGTCCCACCTGATCGACAACGTAGAGGGAATGCTCCCGTGA
- a CDS encoding copper transporter: MITLRHHLLTIVAVFLALAAGIVLGGGPLSDVGPTVASAAKGDAPVATADQEQSDYTDAFLDSLAAPVVGGRLADRSVAVVTLPGADEQLVTALATRIGAAGGTISGRYTVGDDLVDPGQKSLVDTLGSQLLTQQADGAVAPEASTYDRIGQLLGLAVSTKEADGEGATGKTRAIADAISGAGLLTLPEKADKRAPLVLLVLGTDADDEGSDAILAGLAEGLAAQATGVVVAGTVADGTGQLGRLRGDPAAAGVASVDGIDTTAGQVATVFTLGRSLTTPGGSFGAAGADGPVPLG; the protein is encoded by the coding sequence GTGATCACCCTGCGCCACCACCTGCTCACCATCGTCGCCGTCTTCCTCGCCCTCGCCGCGGGGATCGTCCTGGGCGGTGGACCGCTCTCCGACGTCGGCCCCACGGTCGCTTCCGCAGCGAAGGGCGACGCCCCGGTGGCGACGGCCGACCAGGAGCAGTCCGACTACACCGACGCCTTCCTCGACTCCCTGGCCGCTCCGGTGGTCGGGGGTCGGCTCGCCGACCGCTCGGTCGCGGTGGTCACCCTGCCCGGGGCCGACGAGCAGCTCGTCACCGCCCTCGCGACCCGGATCGGGGCCGCCGGCGGCACGATCAGCGGCCGCTACACCGTCGGCGACGACCTCGTGGACCCCGGCCAGAAGTCCCTCGTCGACACGCTCGGCAGCCAGCTGCTGACGCAGCAGGCCGACGGTGCCGTGGCGCCCGAGGCGTCGACGTACGACCGGATCGGCCAGCTGCTCGGGCTCGCGGTCTCGACGAAGGAGGCCGACGGGGAGGGCGCCACCGGCAAGACCAGGGCGATCGCCGACGCGATCAGCGGCGCGGGCCTCCTCACGCTCCCGGAGAAGGCGGACAAGCGTGCGCCGCTGGTGCTGCTGGTGCTCGGCACGGACGCCGACGACGAGGGCTCGGACGCGATCCTCGCCGGGCTCGCCGAGGGCCTCGCCGCGCAGGCCACCGGCGTGGTCGTGGCGGGCACGGTCGCCGACGGGACCGGCCAGCTCGGCCGCCTCCGCGGAGACCCGGCGGCCGCCGGCGTCGCCAGCGTCGACGGGATCGACACGACGGCCGGCCAGGTCGCGACGGTCTTCACCCTGGGACGCTCGCTGACCACCCCCGGCGGCTCGTTCGGTGCGGCGGGTGCCGACGGACCCGTCCCTCTCGGGTAG
- a CDS encoding CTP synthase — translation MKSRTPTKHVFVTGGVASSLGKGLTASSLGQLLKSRGLRVTMQKLDPYLNVDPGTMNPFQHGEVFVTNDGAETDLDIGHYERFLDTDLNQIANVTTGQVYSTVIAKERRGDYLGDTVQVIPHITNEIKDRILAMGGPDIDVVITEIGGTVGDIESLPFLEAARQTRHEIGRDNCFFIHVSLVPYIGPSGELKTKPTQHSVAALRSIGIQPDAIVCRADRELPDGIKRKIALMCDVDDDAVVTAADAPSIYDIPKVLHREGLDAYVVRRLDLPFRDVDWTTWDDLLRRVHHPEEEVTIALVGKYIDLPDAYLSPAEALRAGGFAHSAKVNIRWVASDLCETEAGAAKQLSDVDAVLVPGGFGVRGIEGKLGALRYTRTHGIPTLGLCLGLQCMVIEYARNVAGLTKAGSTEFDPDTVEPVISTIEEQKKFVEGAGDLGGTMRLGLQKAELLAGSVVRTAYGAETIEERHRHRYEFNDAYRETLAEAGLVFSGINPELGLVEFVELPAEVHPYYVATQAHPELRSRPTRPHPLFAGLVGAAIERQRSERFPIDESGLRRKDEADTEA, via the coding sequence GTGAAGAGCCGGACGCCGACCAAGCACGTATTCGTCACTGGAGGCGTCGCCTCCTCCCTCGGCAAGGGGCTCACCGCCTCCAGCCTGGGACAGCTGCTGAAGTCGCGCGGCCTCCGCGTGACGATGCAGAAGCTGGACCCCTATCTCAACGTGGACCCGGGCACGATGAACCCGTTCCAGCACGGCGAGGTCTTCGTGACCAACGACGGCGCGGAGACCGACCTCGACATCGGTCACTACGAGCGGTTCCTCGACACCGACCTCAACCAGATCGCCAACGTGACGACCGGTCAGGTCTACTCGACGGTGATCGCCAAGGAGCGTCGCGGCGACTACCTCGGTGACACCGTGCAGGTGATCCCGCACATCACCAATGAGATCAAGGACCGCATCCTCGCGATGGGTGGTCCGGACATCGACGTGGTGATCACCGAGATCGGCGGCACGGTCGGCGACATCGAGTCCCTGCCGTTCCTCGAGGCCGCGCGCCAGACGCGCCACGAGATCGGTCGCGACAACTGCTTCTTCATCCACGTCTCGCTGGTGCCCTACATCGGCCCCTCCGGGGAGCTGAAGACCAAGCCGACCCAGCACTCGGTGGCAGCGCTGCGCTCCATCGGCATCCAGCCCGACGCGATCGTGTGCCGCGCCGACCGCGAGCTGCCCGACGGCATCAAGCGCAAGATCGCCCTCATGTGCGACGTCGACGACGACGCCGTCGTGACCGCGGCCGACGCCCCGTCGATCTACGACATCCCCAAGGTGCTGCACCGCGAGGGCCTCGACGCCTACGTCGTACGCCGTCTCGACCTGCCGTTCCGCGACGTCGACTGGACGACGTGGGACGACCTGCTCCGTCGCGTGCACCACCCCGAGGAGGAGGTGACGATCGCGCTCGTCGGCAAGTACATCGACCTGCCCGACGCCTACCTCTCGCCCGCCGAGGCCCTGCGCGCGGGTGGCTTCGCCCACTCCGCCAAGGTCAACATCCGCTGGGTCGCCTCCGACCTGTGCGAGACCGAGGCCGGTGCGGCCAAGCAGCTCTCCGACGTCGACGCGGTCCTGGTGCCCGGCGGATTCGGCGTCCGCGGCATCGAGGGCAAGCTCGGCGCCCTGCGCTACACGCGCACGCACGGCATCCCGACGCTCGGTCTGTGCCTGGGCCTGCAGTGCATGGTGATCGAGTACGCCCGCAACGTCGCCGGGCTGACCAAGGCCGGGTCGACCGAGTTCGACCCGGACACCGTCGAGCCGGTGATCTCGACGATCGAGGAGCAGAAGAAGTTCGTCGAGGGTGCCGGAGACCTCGGAGGCACGATGCGCCTCGGCCTGCAGAAGGCCGAGCTGCTCGCGGGCAGCGTGGTGCGGACGGCGTACGGCGCCGAGACGATCGAGGAGCGCCACCGGCACCGCTACGAGTTCAACGACGCCTACCGCGAGACGCTGGCCGAGGCCGGCCTGGTGTTCTCGGGCATCAACCCCGAGCTCGGCCTGGTCGAGTTCGTGGAGCTGCCGGCCGAGGTGCACCCCTACTACGTCGCGACCCAGGCGCACCCCGAGCTGCGCTCGCGTCCGACACGCCCGCACCCGTTGTTCGCCGGGCTGGTCGGTGCCGCCATCGAGCGGCAGCGCTCCGAGCGCTTCCCGATCGACGAGTCGGGGCTGCGTCGCAAGGACGAGGCCGACACCGAGGCCTGA
- the pepN gene encoding aminopeptidase N, which translates to MTLSTLTSSEAAARSALLEVQRYDIDVDMTGLLEGELWTSVSTITFTCSEPGATTFVDVAMDVHAATLNGEPVDVSAAADGRLPLPALAADNVLVVEASTANTASGEGILRTVDPTDKLVYVWTSLEPDEARRIWACFDQPDLKAPHRFVVTAPSSWVVTSNGAPESVIDADPDVAADAKVWTYPDTPRLSTYVVVVNAGPFHEVRRQHDGYDLGFYCRQSLVPILERDLEELVTLTRQGLAFFGERFAFPFPQARYDQVFVPNLGGAMENWGCVTYGDGQLFRTPPTHAQRAVRGEFIFHEMAHMWFGDLVTMQWWDDLWLNEAFASWAANWGMAGASEFTEQWATFLAVSKRTAYEMDMSPARHPIRSAVPDVSSAMSNFDAITYVKGQSVLHQLVAYIGEDAFVAGLRDYFSRYAYTNTTLDDLMDCYSRASGRDLSSWTKAWLDEAGTDVVSLVDDELVVETTDDQDPRPHRLDIAVFDATGDDLVAVGRSSHEVTGTRTPVDLPAGDLRLVNAGDLTFAAVKPDPTSLRLMLERVQQLDAPLDRALVAATAGQLLLLGDVAPRDVSAALTRALSTETSVSLIEPFLGQALQVADRWAPASESPGLLGALADAASGLVGLPDARQAALRTLAASASTDAHWAVLEEAAAQATDLDLAWRMAVRRSELGDYDADRVARLLESDPDPDAGMRRLAVLAAHPSVEAKEEVWRAFFVDYAVPASRETLVLGSTFWRPGQAELLAPFTHRYLEELHSLKGGLLNQGLTVRAMYPLGAGDASFLAAAQAAAEDPTLFAYARNQLRANSFVLGRILQARQL; encoded by the coding sequence ATGACGCTGTCGACCCTCACCTCGTCCGAAGCCGCCGCGCGCTCCGCACTCCTGGAGGTGCAGCGCTACGACATCGACGTCGACATGACCGGGCTCCTCGAGGGCGAGCTCTGGACGTCCGTCAGCACGATCACGTTCACCTGCTCCGAGCCCGGTGCGACGACCTTCGTGGACGTCGCGATGGACGTCCACGCCGCGACCCTCAACGGCGAGCCGGTCGACGTCTCCGCCGCGGCCGACGGTCGCCTCCCCCTGCCCGCCCTCGCGGCCGACAACGTGCTCGTGGTCGAGGCGAGCACCGCCAACACCGCGTCGGGCGAGGGCATCCTCCGCACCGTCGATCCCACCGACAAGCTCGTCTACGTCTGGACCAGCCTCGAGCCCGACGAGGCCCGCCGGATCTGGGCCTGCTTCGACCAGCCCGACCTCAAGGCGCCGCACCGCTTCGTCGTGACCGCGCCGTCGTCGTGGGTCGTCACGTCCAACGGCGCGCCCGAGTCGGTGATCGACGCCGACCCCGACGTCGCCGCCGACGCGAAGGTCTGGACCTACCCCGACACGCCGCGCCTGTCGACGTACGTCGTCGTGGTCAACGCGGGCCCGTTCCACGAGGTGCGCCGGCAGCACGACGGCTACGACCTCGGGTTCTACTGCCGCCAGTCGCTCGTGCCGATCCTCGAGCGCGACCTCGAGGAGCTCGTCACCCTCACCCGCCAGGGGTTGGCGTTCTTCGGCGAGCGCTTCGCCTTCCCGTTCCCGCAGGCGCGCTACGACCAGGTCTTCGTCCCGAACCTCGGCGGAGCGATGGAGAACTGGGGCTGCGTGACCTACGGCGACGGCCAGCTCTTCCGCACTCCCCCGACCCACGCGCAGCGGGCCGTCCGGGGCGAGTTCATCTTCCACGAGATGGCGCACATGTGGTTCGGCGACCTCGTGACCATGCAGTGGTGGGACGACCTGTGGCTCAACGAGGCCTTCGCGTCGTGGGCCGCCAACTGGGGCATGGCCGGCGCGAGCGAGTTCACCGAGCAGTGGGCGACGTTCCTGGCCGTCTCCAAGCGGACCGCCTACGAGATGGACATGAGCCCGGCGCGCCACCCGATCCGCAGCGCCGTCCCCGACGTCTCATCGGCGATGTCGAACTTCGACGCGATCACCTACGTCAAGGGCCAGAGCGTCCTCCACCAGCTCGTCGCCTACATCGGCGAGGACGCCTTCGTGGCCGGCCTCCGCGACTACTTCAGCCGCTACGCCTACACCAACACCACCCTCGACGACCTGATGGACTGCTACTCCCGGGCCTCCGGTCGCGACCTGTCGTCGTGGACCAAGGCGTGGCTCGACGAGGCCGGCACCGACGTGGTCTCGCTGGTCGACGACGAGCTCGTCGTGGAGACCACCGACGACCAGGACCCGCGGCCCCACCGCCTCGACATCGCCGTCTTCGACGCCACCGGCGACGACCTCGTGGCCGTCGGCCGCTCGTCCCACGAGGTGACCGGGACCCGGACGCCCGTCGACCTGCCGGCAGGCGACCTGCGCCTGGTCAACGCGGGCGACCTGACCTTCGCGGCCGTCAAGCCCGACCCGACCTCGCTCCGGCTGATGCTCGAGCGGGTCCAGCAGCTCGACGCCCCGCTCGACCGCGCGCTCGTGGCGGCCACGGCCGGCCAGCTGCTCCTGCTCGGCGACGTCGCACCCCGCGACGTCTCGGCCGCCCTCACGCGCGCCCTGTCGACCGAGACCAGCGTGTCGCTCATCGAGCCGTTCCTCGGCCAGGCGCTCCAGGTCGCCGACCGGTGGGCCCCCGCGTCGGAATCGCCCGGCCTGCTCGGCGCGCTCGCCGACGCCGCCTCCGGCCTGGTCGGCCTCCCCGACGCCCGCCAGGCCGCGCTGCGCACCCTCGCCGCCTCCGCGTCCACCGACGCGCACTGGGCGGTGCTGGAGGAGGCTGCCGCGCAGGCGACCGACCTCGACCTGGCCTGGCGGATGGCCGTCCGACGCTCCGAGCTCGGCGACTACGACGCCGACCGGGTCGCCAGGCTCCTCGAGTCCGACCCCGACCCCGACGCCGGCATGCGTCGCCTGGCCGTCCTCGCCGCCCACCCGAGCGTCGAGGCCAAGGAGGAGGTCTGGCGCGCGTTCTTCGTCGACTACGCCGTCCCGGCCAGCCGCGAGACGCTCGTCCTCGGCTCGACGTTCTGGCGTCCCGGCCAGGCCGAGCTGCTCGCCCCGTTCACCCACCGCTACCTCGAGGAGCTGCACTCCCTCAAGGGCGGCCTGCTCAACCAGGGCCTCACCGTCCGGGCGATGTACCCGCTCGGTGCCGGCGACGCGTCCTTCCTCGCCGCCGCCCAGGCAGCTGCGGAGGACCCGACGCTCTTCGCCTACGCCCGCAACCAGCTCCGCGCGAACTCCTTCGTGCTCGGCCGGATCCTGCAGGCCCGCCAGCTCTGA